The Desulfomicrobium orale DSM 12838 genome includes a window with the following:
- the clpP gene encoding ATP-dependent Clp endopeptidase proteolytic subunit ClpP: MVRNSVFVIENTGRGERMYDIYSRLLKDRIVLLGTPIDDHVANSICAQLLFLESENPEKQINMYINSPGGSVTAGMAIYDTMQYISAPVATLCIGQAASMGAVLLAAGEKGMRYSLPHSRIMIHQPMGGFQGQASDIAIQAKEILRLRGALNGILASHTGQTLERVEQDTERDYFMSGEEAAEYGLIDQVLASRKELK, translated from the coding sequence ATGGTCAGAAATTCCGTCTTCGTCATCGAAAACACCGGCCGCGGTGAACGGATGTACGATATTTATTCCCGGCTGCTGAAGGACCGCATCGTTCTTCTGGGTACGCCCATCGACGATCATGTGGCCAATTCCATCTGCGCCCAGCTGCTTTTTCTGGAGTCCGAAAACCCGGAGAAGCAGATCAATATGTATATCAACTCGCCGGGCGGTTCCGTGACCGCGGGCATGGCCATATACGATACCATGCAGTACATCTCCGCCCCCGTGGCCACCCTGTGCATCGGCCAGGCCGCGAGCATGGGCGCCGTGCTCCTGGCCGCCGGGGAGAAGGGCATGCGCTACAGCCTGCCCCATTCGCGCATCATGATCCATCAGCCCATGGGCGGATTTCAGGGTCAGGCTTCGGACATCGCCATCCAGGCCAAGGAAATCCTGAGACTGCGCGGAGCCCTGAACGGCATTCTGGCCTCCCATACCGGCCAGACCCTGGAGCGGGTGGAACAGGATACGGAGCGGGATTATTTCATGAGCGGCGAGGAAGCCGCCGAATATGGCCTCATTGATCAGGTCCTGGCCTCCCGCAAGGAACTGAAGTAG
- the lon gene encoding endopeptidase La — protein sequence MSEPIAFLRIPAESMFLPLMSLREVVMFPKAIVPLFVGRDSSIKAIETALEKYDKLIFLISQKDPGQERPDTDGLFDVGVVSKILQMLRLPDGTVKVLFEGLYRASWDRSEGLLSMDEIQMARVSALPDVAGADMEGEALVRTTHEVMEEYGQVNRKLAKEAILAITSISDPGHLADAVAPHLKASFDRKQTVLEILDPVRRLERVYELIQEEVEIFSLEKKIKNRVKKQMEENQKDYYLGEQLKAIHKEMGRDFDPKADMEELEAQLAAKNMPEQAREKVLAEMKKLRQTPSSSAEYAVLRNYVDWILALPWNVVREVDTDIAESQKILDADHYGLEKPKERILEYLAVQALVKKLRGPILCLVGPPGVGKTSLAKSIARATGREFVRLSLGGVRDEAEIRGHRRTYVGALPGKIIQSLKRVSSNNPVFCLDEVDKMSTDFRGDPSAALLEVLDPEQNIAFNDHYLDMDYDLSSIFFITTANSLQSIPLPLQDRMEVITIPGYLETEKECIATDFLLPRQLEQHGLKPGNLTLNRDAILEIIRRYTREAGVRGLERELASICRKVARMLVEEKDLERNVSVDKDMLGTYLGVPKVRHDQREDKAQVGVATGLAWTQTGGELLFVEAALMPGSGKVETTGKLGDVMQESARAALSYIRSRSELFGLRRDFYKDVDIHIHVPEGATPKDGPSAGITLTTCLVSALLNIPVRNDVAMTGEITLRGRVLPIGGVREKLLAAHRGLVSRVLLPAENERDLKEVPKAILKDVEIVLVESMDQVLCEALQDVTRESLFCSSADIIPLAKGLVRRDCTNPQ from the coding sequence ATGTCCGAACCGATCGCCTTTTTACGCATTCCCGCGGAGAGCATGTTTCTGCCGCTCATGTCCCTGCGGGAAGTGGTCATGTTCCCCAAGGCCATCGTGCCGTTGTTCGTGGGGCGGGACTCTTCCATCAAAGCCATTGAGACGGCTCTGGAAAAATACGACAAGCTCATTTTTCTGATTTCCCAGAAGGATCCCGGCCAGGAGCGTCCGGATACGGACGGGCTTTTCGACGTGGGTGTGGTCAGCAAGATCCTGCAGATGCTGCGTCTGCCTGACGGCACAGTCAAAGTGCTGTTCGAGGGTCTGTATCGCGCTTCCTGGGACAGAAGCGAGGGCTTGCTGTCCATGGACGAAATCCAGATGGCCCGCGTGTCCGCCCTGCCCGATGTGGCGGGGGCGGACATGGAGGGCGAAGCTCTGGTCCGGACCACCCATGAGGTCATGGAGGAGTACGGCCAGGTCAACCGCAAACTGGCCAAGGAAGCCATTCTGGCCATAACGAGCATAAGCGACCCCGGTCATCTGGCCGATGCCGTGGCGCCGCATCTGAAAGCCTCCTTTGACCGCAAGCAGACCGTGCTGGAGATCCTCGATCCGGTCCGCCGCCTGGAACGGGTCTATGAACTGATCCAGGAAGAGGTGGAGATTTTCTCTCTGGAGAAGAAAATCAAGAACCGGGTCAAGAAGCAGATGGAGGAGAACCAGAAGGATTACTACCTGGGTGAGCAGCTCAAGGCCATTCACAAGGAGATGGGCCGGGATTTCGATCCCAAGGCCGACATGGAAGAACTGGAGGCGCAGCTCGCCGCCAAGAACATGCCGGAACAAGCCCGGGAAAAGGTCCTGGCGGAGATGAAGAAACTGCGCCAGACGCCCTCTTCTTCGGCGGAATACGCGGTACTGCGCAATTATGTGGACTGGATTCTGGCCCTGCCCTGGAACGTGGTGCGCGAGGTGGACACCGACATCGCCGAGTCCCAGAAGATACTGGACGCCGACCACTATGGCCTGGAAAAGCCCAAGGAGCGCATTCTGGAATACTTGGCCGTACAGGCCCTGGTGAAGAAGCTGCGCGGGCCCATCCTCTGCCTGGTGGGGCCTCCGGGAGTGGGCAAGACGTCTCTGGCCAAATCCATCGCCAGAGCCACGGGCCGGGAGTTCGTGCGCCTTTCTCTGGGCGGTGTCCGGGACGAGGCTGAAATCCGGGGGCATCGCCGCACCTACGTGGGCGCGTTGCCTGGAAAGATCATCCAGTCCCTGAAGCGGGTTTCTTCCAACAATCCGGTCTTCTGCCTGGACGAGGTGGACAAGATGAGCACGGACTTCCGGGGCGATCCGTCGGCGGCGCTGCTGGAAGTGCTGGATCCGGAACAGAACATCGCATTCAACGACCACTATCTGGACATGGATTACGATCTGTCGTCCATTTTTTTCATCACCACGGCCAATTCCCTGCAAAGTATCCCTCTGCCTCTTCAGGACCGCATGGAGGTCATCACCATTCCCGGTTATCTGGAAACCGAGAAGGAATGCATCGCCACGGACTTTCTTCTGCCCCGGCAGCTGGAACAGCACGGGTTGAAGCCCGGAAACCTGACTCTGAACAGGGACGCTATTCTGGAAATCATCCGGCGCTATACCCGCGAGGCCGGAGTGCGCGGCCTGGAGCGGGAACTGGCGTCCATCTGCCGCAAGGTGGCCCGGATGCTGGTGGAGGAAAAGGATCTGGAGCGCAATGTCTCCGTGGACAAGGATATGCTCGGAACCTATCTGGGCGTTCCCAAGGTGCGGCACGACCAGCGCGAAGACAAAGCCCAGGTGGGTGTGGCCACGGGACTGGCCTGGACCCAGACGGGCGGTGAGCTGCTTTTCGTGGAGGCTGCACTCATGCCGGGATCGGGCAAGGTGGAGACCACGGGCAAACTGGGGGACGTCATGCAGGAGTCGGCCCGGGCGGCCCTGAGCTATATCCGTTCCCGCTCGGAACTTTTCGGCCTGCGCCGTGATTTTTACAAAGACGTGGATATTCACATCCATGTGCCCGAGGGCGCCACGCCCAAGGACGGGCCGTCGGCGGGCATCACACTGACGACCTGCCTGGTTTCGGCTCTGCTGAACATCCCGGTGCGCAACGATGTGGCCATGACCGGAGAAATCACCCTGCGCGGCCGGGTGCTGCCCATCGGCGGAGTGCGGGAAAAACTGCTGGCCGCCCACCGGGGTCTGGTGTCCCGGGTGCTTTTGCCGGCGGAAAACGAGCGGGATCTGAAGGAAGTGCCCAAGGCCATCCTGAAGGATGTGGAAATCGTGCTGGTGGAGAGCATGGATCAGGTGCTGTGCGAGGCACTGCAGGATGTCACCAGAGAGTCCCTCTTTTGTTCCTCGGCGGACATCATCCCCCTTGCCAAGGGACTGGTCCGCCGGGACTGCACCAATCCTCAATAG
- the clpX gene encoding ATP-dependent Clp protease ATP-binding subunit ClpX gives MANGKNGGQLACSFCGKAQDEVQRIVAGPEVYICNECVALCCDIIKNDNRKEDAAPQEIPLPQEIKAALDDYVVGQHDAKKILSVAVYNHYKRIRYRAQATDDVELDKSNILLIGPTGSGKTLLAQTLARILKVPFAIADATTLTEAGYVGEDVENILVQLVQNADYDLEAAARGIIYVDEIDKISRKSDSPSITRDVSGEGVQQALLKIVEGTLANIPPKGGRKHPQQEFIRLDTSNILFIVGGAFIGLEDVVKQRVQGSVMGFGAKVRSKDENTQGALLRQVHPTDLIRYGLIPEFTGRISVITSLDELTEADLVRILQEPKNALIRQYKKMFELEGVELKFTTNALKAVAARAIKLETGARGLRSVMESIMLDIMYTIPSMKNVAECVINRAVVEDGKEPLILFKPEAKSA, from the coding sequence ATGGCGAACGGAAAAAACGGGGGCCAGCTGGCCTGCTCCTTTTGCGGCAAGGCTCAGGACGAGGTCCAGCGGATTGTCGCCGGCCCCGAAGTATATATCTGCAACGAATGCGTGGCCCTGTGCTGCGACATCATAAAGAACGACAACCGCAAGGAAGATGCCGCGCCGCAGGAAATTCCCCTGCCGCAGGAAATCAAGGCCGCTCTGGACGATTACGTCGTCGGCCAGCATGATGCCAAGAAAATTCTGTCCGTGGCGGTGTACAACCATTACAAGCGCATCAGGTATCGCGCCCAGGCCACGGACGACGTGGAGCTGGACAAGAGCAACATCCTGCTCATCGGCCCCACCGGGTCGGGCAAGACGCTTCTGGCCCAGACTCTGGCCCGGATTCTGAAAGTGCCCTTCGCCATCGCCGATGCCACGACCCTGACCGAAGCCGGTTACGTGGGCGAAGATGTGGAGAACATTCTGGTGCAGCTGGTGCAGAACGCCGATTACGATCTGGAAGCAGCGGCCAGGGGCATCATCTACGTGGATGAGATCGACAAGATTTCGCGCAAGTCCGACAGCCCGTCCATCACCCGCGACGTTTCCGGGGAGGGTGTGCAGCAGGCTCTGCTCAAGATCGTCGAAGGCACTCTGGCCAACATCCCGCCCAAGGGCGGGCGCAAGCATCCGCAGCAGGAATTCATCCGCCTGGATACCTCCAACATCCTGTTCATCGTCGGCGGCGCATTCATCGGTCTGGAAGATGTCGTCAAGCAGCGCGTGCAGGGCTCGGTCATGGGTTTCGGAGCCAAGGTGCGTTCCAAGGACGAGAACACTCAAGGGGCGCTGCTGCGCCAGGTGCATCCTACGGATCTCATCCGCTACGGCCTCATCCCGGAGTTCACGGGGCGTATTTCCGTCATCACTTCTCTCGATGAACTGACCGAGGCCGATCTGGTGCGTATTCTGCAAGAGCCCAAGAACGCCCTCATCCGTCAGTACAAGAAGATGTTCGAACTGGAGGGCGTGGAACTGAAATTCACCACCAACGCCCTGAAAGCCGTGGCCGCCAGGGCCATCAAGCTGGAGACAGGCGCGCGCGGCCTTCGTTCGGTCATGGAATCCATCATGCTCGACATCATGTACACCATCCCGTCCATGAAGAACGTGGCCGAATGCGTGATCAACCGGGCGGTGGTGGAGGACGGCAAGGAGCCCCTCATCCTGTTTAAACCCGAGGCCAAAAGCGCCTGA